In a genomic window of Halalkaliarchaeum sp. AArc-CO:
- a CDS encoding IS5 family transposase: protein MVSEFRLLTRVTVAKAKSVVANPDEPADPEGGGGFAEWAMLTLHALRIELGKSYRVTVDLLSEMPGVLEEIGLTRLPHYTVLRTWFARIPTKTWRAFLGASAEKRTGHAAIDSTGFDRDHPSRHYANRTHYRVRALKVTALVDVETLYITDIHSTTSKKHDAKIGPQVARRNAGDLRSLAADRGYDAKAFRDELRENGVRPLIKHRIMNPLDHAHNARIDRDRYNRRSMNETVFSSIKRTLGAAVRARSWWLEFREMLLKATVYNLRRSVRYP, encoded by the coding sequence GTGGTATCGGAATTCCGTCTCCTCACGCGTGTTACGGTGGCTAAGGCTAAATCAGTTGTCGCTAACCCGGACGAACCCGCCGACCCCGAAGGGGGTGGCGGGTTCGCCGAGTGGGCGATGCTCACGCTGCATGCACTCCGCATCGAGCTGGGCAAATCCTACCGCGTCACGGTGGATTTGCTCAGTGAGATGCCCGGTGTCCTCGAAGAGATCGGCCTTACACGGCTTCCTCACTACACTGTCCTCCGCACGTGGTTTGCACGGATTCCAACGAAGACGTGGCGTGCGTTTCTCGGCGCGTCAGCCGAGAAACGCACTGGCCACGCCGCCATCGATTCGACTGGCTTCGACCGCGACCACCCCAGTCGCCACTACGCCAACCGCACGCACTACCGCGTCCGGGCGCTGAAAGTCACTGCCTTGGTGGATGTCGAAACGCTGTACATCACCGACATCCACTCTACAACGAGCAAGAAACACGATGCGAAGATCGGCCCGCAGGTCGCTCGGCGTAACGCCGGCGACCTGCGGAGCCTCGCGGCTGATCGTGGCTACGACGCGAAAGCCTTCCGCGATGAACTCCGCGAAAACGGTGTGAGACCGCTGATTAAACACCGTATCATGAACCCGCTCGATCACGCTCACAACGCCCGCATAGACCGTGATCGGTACAATCGCCGCTCGATGAACGAAACCGTCTTCTCAAGCATCAAGCGCACGCTCGGGGCAGCCGTGCGTGCGCGAAGCTGGTGGCTTGAGTTCCGTGAAATGCTGCTGAAAGCCACCGTCTACAACCTCCGCCGGAGCGTGAGATATCCGTGA
- a CDS encoding IS4 family transposase: MRRLTTLFPSEFLEEHAEELGVVERDRKLQIPAFVWAFVFGFAAGESRTLAGFRRSYNSTADETISPGGFYHRLTPSLAEYFRDLVEHGLDEVAVPDTVDADIDRFRDVMIADGTVLRLHEFLTDEFQARHEEQAGAKLHLLHNATEQTIERLDVTDEKTHDSTLFNTGSWLEDRLVLFDRAYFKYRRFALIDENDGYFVSRLKENANPVVTEELREWRGRAIPLEGEKIHDVVDDLHREYIDVEVEAEFDRRPYGGTQSRDRKRFRVVGVRKEDADDYHLYITNLPREEFLPSNLGTIYRCRWEVELLFRELKTQYELDEFDTTKKHVVETLLYAALLSLLVSRELLDLVTEQADDEIVFPPERWAATFRSHAQLILHELGEYLGYSPPPLLDRLIDDAQKIHQQRPVLQETLATATQPRCES; encoded by the coding sequence ATGCGTCGGCTCACTACATTGTTTCCCTCCGAGTTCCTCGAAGAGCACGCCGAGGAACTCGGCGTGGTCGAACGCGACCGCAAGCTCCAGATTCCCGCATTCGTCTGGGCATTCGTGTTCGGTTTCGCCGCAGGCGAAAGCCGAACACTCGCTGGCTTCAGACGCAGCTACAACTCGACAGCTGATGAGACGATCTCTCCCGGCGGCTTCTATCACCGGTTGACGCCGTCTCTTGCAGAGTACTTCCGCGACCTTGTCGAGCACGGTCTCGACGAGGTCGCTGTCCCTGACACTGTTGACGCCGATATCGACCGCTTCAGGGACGTGATGATTGCTGATGGAACGGTATTGCGGTTACACGAGTTCCTCACCGATGAGTTCCAAGCCCGCCACGAGGAGCAGGCTGGAGCGAAGCTCCACCTGCTCCACAATGCCACTGAGCAGACCATAGAACGGCTCGACGTGACTGACGAGAAAACGCACGACAGCACGTTGTTTAACACAGGGTCGTGGCTCGAAGATCGGCTCGTTCTGTTCGACCGAGCCTACTTCAAGTATCGCCGCTTCGCGTTGATCGATGAGAACGACGGCTACTTCGTGAGTCGGCTGAAAGAGAACGCAAACCCGGTCGTAACGGAGGAATTACGGGAATGGCGCGGGCGCGCCATTCCCTTGGAAGGTGAGAAGATCCACGATGTTGTGGATGATCTGCACCGCGAGTACATCGACGTAGAAGTCGAAGCTGAATTCGACCGAAGACCGTACGGAGGGACGCAATCACGCGACAGGAAGCGGTTTCGCGTCGTCGGCGTCCGCAAGGAGGACGCCGACGACTACCACCTGTATATTACGAATCTACCGAGAGAGGAGTTCCTGCCGTCGAATCTAGGGACGATCTATCGCTGTCGGTGGGAGGTGGAGTTGCTGTTTCGGGAGTTGAAGACGCAGTACGAACTGGACGAGTTCGACACGACAAAGAAGCATGTTGTCGAAACTCTGCTGTACGCGGCGTTGCTGTCACTGCTGGTGAGTCGTGAATTGCTCGATCTGGTCACCGAACAGGCGGACGATGAGATCGTGTTCCCGCCGGAACGCTGGGCGGCGACCTTTCGGTCGCACGCCCAGCTCATCCTCCACGAACTTGGCGAATACCTCGGCTACTCGCCGCCACCGCTGCTCGACCGACTGATCGACGATGCACAGAAGATCCACCAGCAACGGCCAGTGTTACAAGAGACGCTCGCTACCGCTACGCAACCGAGGTGTGAGTCTTAG
- a CDS encoding DUF4209 domain-containing protein, with the protein MVRLLDALDRARSDPEKESHYALQLDRLFDAVRESSRLSENTRLQLDEMEDDNPLPELVDDLSEWYDDNQFQSALDALDQLETAIADAEQKDWLSVAAQYQYRRIQLRAGLQGHNAKDEIEEVLDFLLDHHEAISSTFITPIIEIVIENLDDLSESIKDRWVVLLENIADTHRANNRFNQERESRRLLRQFKQQDGRDTADVERTLIESYQTEASLMASKSQLQKADILQSGVAECGEYMDDEQRRDWKQEALQARRSGIESELTQIPIENLSEEDGDSLEDALLQEMEQNTETLVEWFKQVKQETGSSAYALYCLVFSSKLIPDVNKMRLTSEEFVISQLVQRRIYSPEAHSLAIDPTEVETIPNAYAQHAGSTMTSLGNALYQLINEGHLTPADVFQLFWIGDSLSPDTGAFLTDGILDLYDGNHLQALFVLMPHLEAAIVDTLQSIGRPAYSIVDRGTRQQLLGGLFRNGTEIFGQHYAVYLRWRYTSRQGMNLRNRLTHGQLRYSNANYLNAVLLLFDILKCMITINSSAYFTYFGVPSQALTPATNYGRDLDLSLYTDLNKQLIGYGQSDDGHTILVLRQDSYDDQIELFVDRGSINHYDIDTTDLTRDELIDRIDDLRADHPSIPENVDYTWLDTDDLVLHTIQKIIDEALDSPADSITQEAVLDTATTRGIDESTGRFALSMLDDRGEIITADVRGDEHILRTDEKLQVFETARSVDGVGTYRAWNIADHFESYTAFEDADSATFEQVDGIGPGLAVELSSLQ; encoded by the coding sequence ATGGTCCGGTTGCTGGACGCTCTCGATAGGGCACGTAGCGACCCTGAAAAAGAGAGTCACTACGCTCTACAACTGGACAGGCTCTTTGATGCTGTTAGAGAGTCAAGCCGTCTCAGCGAGAACACTCGGCTTCAGCTCGACGAAATGGAAGACGACAATCCTCTCCCGGAACTCGTAGATGATCTCTCTGAGTGGTATGATGACAATCAGTTCCAATCAGCGCTGGATGCTCTGGATCAGTTAGAAACCGCGATTGCCGATGCAGAACAGAAAGACTGGCTGAGTGTGGCTGCTCAGTATCAATATAGGCGGATTCAGTTACGTGCTGGTCTCCAGGGCCATAATGCCAAAGATGAGATCGAAGAAGTCCTCGATTTTCTCCTCGATCATCACGAAGCGATTTCATCGACATTCATCACGCCGATCATCGAGATCGTCATTGAGAACCTAGACGACCTTTCGGAGAGCATCAAGGACAGATGGGTCGTGCTACTGGAGAATATTGCGGACACGCATCGGGCTAACAACCGATTTAATCAAGAACGAGAAAGTCGCCGTCTCCTTCGACAGTTCAAACAGCAGGACGGTCGTGACACGGCCGACGTAGAACGTACTCTCATCGAGTCGTATCAGACTGAGGCCAGCCTGATGGCGTCTAAAAGCCAGCTTCAGAAGGCCGACATCCTACAAAGCGGGGTCGCAGAATGTGGCGAGTATATGGATGATGAGCAAAGGCGGGACTGGAAACAGGAAGCACTCCAGGCCCGTCGGTCAGGAATAGAGAGCGAACTGACCCAGATTCCTATCGAGAATCTTTCTGAAGAGGACGGTGACAGCCTTGAGGATGCACTGCTCCAAGAGATGGAGCAGAACACCGAGACACTCGTCGAGTGGTTCAAGCAGGTAAAGCAGGAAACTGGCTCCAGCGCCTATGCACTCTATTGTTTAGTCTTCTCGAGTAAACTCATCCCAGACGTGAACAAAATGCGGCTCACGTCGGAGGAGTTCGTGATTTCTCAATTGGTCCAGCGGCGGATTTACTCGCCAGAAGCACACTCGTTAGCCATCGATCCGACGGAAGTTGAGACGATTCCCAACGCCTACGCGCAACACGCTGGCAGCACTATGACCTCCCTTGGGAACGCACTGTACCAGTTGATCAACGAAGGCCATCTTACGCCCGCTGATGTCTTTCAGCTCTTTTGGATTGGAGACTCGCTCTCACCCGACACTGGGGCCTTCCTCACTGACGGCATCCTCGATTTGTATGATGGCAACCATCTTCAAGCTCTCTTTGTGTTGATGCCACACCTCGAGGCTGCCATCGTCGATACACTCCAATCGATTGGCCGCCCCGCATACAGCATCGTCGACCGTGGTACACGCCAACAGCTTCTCGGCGGGCTTTTTCGGAACGGTACGGAGATTTTCGGACAGCACTACGCCGTCTATTTGCGGTGGCGATACACGAGTCGTCAGGGGATGAACCTCCGGAATCGGCTCACTCACGGCCAATTACGTTACAGCAACGCGAATTATCTAAACGCGGTTCTGCTGCTGTTCGATATCTTGAAGTGTATGATCACGATCAACAGTTCCGCATATTTCACTTACTTCGGTGTTCCTAGTCAGGCATTGACACCCGCGACGAACTACGGTCGCGATCTCGATCTTTCCCTTTACACAGATCTCAACAAACAGCTTATCGGATATGGACAATCAGACGACGGTCACACCATCCTTGTACTGCGTCAGGATTCCTACGACGACCAGATAGAACTCTTCGTCGACAGAGGATCGATCAACCACTACGACATCGACACGACCGATCTGACACGGGATGAGCTTATAGACCGAATCGACGACTTGCGAGCGGACCATCCGTCGATCCCGGAGAATGTCGACTATACCTGGTTAGATACCGATGATCTTGTCCTTCACACCATCCAGAAAATCATCGACGAGGCACTCGATTCGCCGGCTGATTCAATCACTCAAGAGGCAGTATTAGACACCGCAACCACACGAGGGATCGACGAAAGCACTGGACGGTTTGCCCTTTCAATGTTAGACGACCGTGGAGAGATTATCACAGCAGACGTCCGTGGGGACGAGCACATTCTCCGAACCGACGAAAAACTGCAGGTGTTTGAGACTGCCCGGAGTGTCGACGGGGTAGGTACGTACCGTGCGTGGAATATCGCGGACCATTTCGAGAGCTACACAGCCTTTGAGGATGCGGATTCGGCGACGTTCGAACAGGTTGATGGAATTGGTCCCGGACTAGCCGTAGAGCTCTCATCACTACAGTAA
- a CDS encoding exodeoxyribonuclease VII large subunit, which translates to MQNTIHDQDSTVDILVKDTSVKGSEARTSIANGVHYLGRLEKVDAIIVGCGGGSDSNLQAFNTGRVAVTIFTAKTTVVTTIGHTDDRLIADRIADMAAFIPIAPAGTS; encoded by the coding sequence ATCCAGAACACGATTCACGATCAGGACTCCACCGTCGACATCCTGGTGAAGGATACGAGTGTCAAGGGATCGGAGGCGCGGACGTCCATCGCGAACGGTGTCCATTATTTGGGCCGCTTGGAGAAGGTCGACGCGATAATCGTCGGCTGCGGAGGCGGAAGCGATTCCAACCTTCAGGCGTTCAACACTGGGCGGGTCGCGGTAACTATCTTCACCGCGAAAACGACGGTCGTGACCACTATCGGCCACACTGACGACCGGTTGATTGCGGACCGGATTGCGGATATGGCCGCATTCATACCGATAGCCCCGGCAGGTACATCGTGA
- a CDS encoding HNH endonuclease, which produces MGSKYPDDWPSRRRRVYSRDNYTCQSCGAKGGTWGNTELHAHHKTPIVDGGGHELTNLITLCSICHEETHGHPIFPTENSSQESSDLNIFSLGIQNLWSDSANSTDNNADTSEFYEWDENESKPEEKSTFAGMFIIGIFLTPALFIFTSIFWIALFDGESFLFALGALAIFLVFLGIPLLFAAVIGGMIPTVIVYSVLDFFLVEGELGRELSDIEAACYLLVSLSMPTLFNISLFRSVSTETTLIQALWPATRSAIIGCLVLLILTTVFLFLRWVVITPVDTE; this is translated from the coding sequence ATCGGATCAAAGTACCCAGATGATTGGCCTTCTCGCCGTCGTCGTGTATACTCACGTGACAACTACACTTGCCAATCATGTGGGGCTAAGGGTGGGACGTGGGGGAATACAGAGCTCCATGCACACCACAAGACCCCAATTGTGGATGGTGGTGGGCATGAACTCACAAATCTAATTACCTTATGTTCCATTTGCCACGAAGAGACCCATGGACATCCAATCTTCCCGACCGAAAATAGTTCTCAAGAAAGTTCCGATCTGAATATCTTCTCACTCGGTATCCAGAATCTGTGGTCGGATTCGGCAAATTCGACCGACAATAACGCTGACACCAGCGAGTTTTACGAATGGGATGAGAATGAGTCCAAACCAGAGGAGAAGAGCACGTTCGCGGGCATGTTCATAATCGGGATTTTTCTAACGCCCGCACTATTTATTTTCACGTCTATCTTCTGGATCGCACTCTTCGACGGAGAGAGCTTCTTGTTCGCACTTGGTGCCCTCGCAATATTTCTAGTGTTCTTAGGAATTCCCCTACTGTTCGCTGCAGTCATTGGCGGGATGATTCCTACCGTGATCGTTTACAGTGTACTTGATTTCTTCTTGGTTGAGGGTGAGCTGGGTCGAGAGCTCTCCGATATTGAAGCGGCATGTTATTTGCTTGTATCCTTGTCTATGCCCACGCTGTTCAATATCTCTCTGTTTAGATCGGTATCTACGGAAACAACGCTTATACAGGCGTTGTGGCCGGCCACGAGATCTGCGATCATCGGCTGTCTAGTCCTATTGATCCTAACAACAGTATTCCTATTTCTGCGTTGGGTTGTCATAACCCCCGTAGATACGGAATAA
- a CDS encoding SprT-like domain-containing protein, translated as MKEDAVREEIEATINRAGFDPLNPAAIRVVITDSFRRKLGACRRIPAADHEGEETAEYEIRIARRLFEGDHGNRWRDTVRHEVAHAYVFETIGSDVDPHGPEWKDAARRAGANPVARCEDEDLVDASYVLACPNGCFECRAL; from the coding sequence ATGAAAGAAGACGCAGTTCGTGAAGAGATCGAAGCCACAATCAATCGGGCTGGCTTCGACCCGTTGAATCCAGCTGCAATCCGCGTCGTCATCACTGATTCCTTTCGCCGCAAACTCGGCGCCTGTCGTCGAATACCCGCCGCTGACCACGAGGGAGAAGAAACAGCCGAGTACGAAATCCGGATCGCTCGCCGACTGTTCGAGGGCGACCACGGGAATCGGTGGCGCGATACCGTCCGCCACGAGGTTGCACACGCATACGTCTTCGAAACAATCGGGTCGGACGTCGATCCTCACGGGCCGGAGTGGAAGGATGCAGCACGCCGAGCGGGTGCGAATCCTGTCGCCCGGTGTGAGGACGAGGATCTCGTTGACGCGTCCTATGTCCTTGCGTGTCCGAATGGGTGTTTCGAGTGCCGGGCTCTGTAG
- a CDS encoding IS5 family transposase: MASLRRLAWMCRKLAKQHVDDSDVPAAPEGADGYAEWVQIALILYRVELEKSLRETEDYLNEMPGILAVFDLDEAPHYSSFCRWENEYRMRELRRLLRRSAEQAGWSGEAAIDASGFQRDQTSYHYRDRANYSFQSMKTTILIDVNSLAIKDVHFTTQKAWDGHIGMQVFRRNAEDLRVLSADANYSWSDLREECRSESTRPLIKHREQTPLQKAHNSRMNEDYNQRWMSETGFSQLKEDDGEKLRSRSWHGQFRELTRKCIVHNLTQAAS, encoded by the coding sequence ATGGCATCGCTCAGACGGCTGGCGTGGATGTGTCGAAAGCTTGCCAAACAGCACGTTGACGACTCCGACGTACCCGCCGCGCCGGAAGGCGCGGACGGGTACGCCGAGTGGGTACAGATCGCGTTGATTCTGTACCGCGTTGAGCTCGAAAAGAGTCTCCGTGAGACTGAAGACTACCTCAACGAGATGCCCGGCATTCTCGCCGTGTTTGATCTCGACGAGGCACCGCACTACAGTTCATTTTGTCGGTGGGAAAACGAGTACCGAATGCGTGAACTCCGCCGCTTGCTCCGCCGAAGTGCGGAGCAGGCGGGGTGGAGCGGTGAAGCCGCAATTGACGCCAGTGGCTTCCAACGCGATCAGACCAGCTACCACTACCGCGACCGCGCGAACTACTCGTTCCAGTCGATGAAGACGACGATTTTGATCGACGTGAACTCACTAGCGATCAAAGACGTTCATTTCACGACACAGAAGGCGTGGGACGGCCATATCGGGATGCAGGTCTTCCGCCGGAACGCGGAAGACCTGCGGGTGTTGTCTGCTGACGCGAATTACTCGTGGAGCGACCTCCGTGAGGAGTGTCGCTCCGAATCAACGCGACCGTTGATCAAGCACAGAGAGCAGACACCGCTACAGAAGGCTCATAACTCCCGGATGAACGAGGATTACAACCAGCGGTGGATGAGTGAAACGGGCTTCTCGCAATTGAAGGAAGACGACGGCGAGAAGCTCCGCTCCCGGAGCTGGCACGGCCAGTTCCGGGAGCTGACACGGAAGTGCATCGTACATAACCTGACGCAGGCGGCGAGTTAG